From one Methanomassiliicoccales archaeon genomic stretch:
- a CDS encoding NADH-quinone oxidoreductase subunit H, whose translation MIIEIIQTLLILATAPLVTGLIRKFKAFFQGREGPSVLQPYHDLAKLFRKGSVVSKDTSWLFMAAPYVCMTAVITAALMVPFFTYKSANFIGDLIVVVYLFGTMRFFLVLSGLDAGSSFGGMGSSREVTIAALVEPTMLLSIFTMALISGTTSIGQISEGIATTGLDLVRPALFLAFAAFFISTLAENARVPVDNPATHLELTMIHEAMILENSGKQLALMEWSSMTKLLLYIAIMANIFFPWGIATELTAAALAVGLIVIFVKVLLFSLAIAIIESSMAKMRLFRLPNLLTVSFTLSLLAVMSFYIL comes from the coding sequence ATGATCATTGAAATCATCCAGACCCTGCTCATCCTGGCCACCGCTCCCCTGGTGACCGGTCTCATCCGCAAGTTCAAGGCCTTCTTCCAGGGAAGGGAAGGACCTTCGGTCCTTCAGCCATATCATGACCTGGCCAAACTGTTCCGCAAGGGTTCGGTGGTATCCAAGGATACGTCCTGGTTGTTCATGGCCGCACCATACGTCTGCATGACGGCCGTCATAACCGCCGCGCTCATGGTGCCGTTCTTCACCTACAAGTCCGCCAATTTCATCGGGGACCTGATCGTCGTCGTATATCTCTTCGGCACGATGCGCTTCTTCCTCGTCCTATCAGGCCTGGACGCCGGATCCTCCTTCGGCGGCATGGGGAGCAGCCGGGAGGTGACCATAGCGGCACTGGTCGAACCGACGATGCTGCTCTCCATATTCACTATGGCGCTCATTTCCGGTACGACGAGCATCGGTCAGATCTCCGAGGGCATCGCCACCACCGGTCTCGACCTGGTGCGCCCGGCCCTCTTCCTGGCCTTCGCCGCCTTCTTCATCTCGACCCTGGCGGAGAACGCCCGGGTCCCGGTGGACAACCCGGCCACCCACCTCGAGCTTACCATGATACACGAGGCCATGATACTGGAGAATTCCGGAAAGCAGCTCGCTCTCATGGAATGGTCCAGCATGACCAAGCTCCTCCTCTATATAGCCATCATGGCCAACATTTTCTTCCCGTGGGGCATAGCCACGGAGCTCACGGCGGCGGCGCTGGCCGTCGGGTTGATCGTCATATTCGTCAAGGTATTGCTGTTCTCACTAGCCATCGCGATAATCGAATCGTCCATGGCCAAGATGCGCCTGTTCCGACTGCCCAACCTGTTGACCGTATCCTTCACCCTGTCCTTGCTGGCGGTGATGTCGTTCTATATTCTATGA
- a CDS encoding hydrogenase 4 subunit F, producing the protein MITTVLLLPLAVALICFLLNRRIRLIEAVSVIGAVLLLVSGLYTSISVFQDGIWDEGAWYIDQLSALMLLIISFIGFLVIIYSIPYIRHEHEEGGVSQNMVRYYYTSLFMFIFTMVMVVVSNNLGLVWIAVEATTLVSAFLVGFYNKGTSLEAAWKYLIICSVGIALALLGTIFIYASSLSVLGEGGDLHWTSLMAVADQLDPSLLKFGFVLILIGYGTKVGLAPMHTWLPDAHSQSPSPVSALLSGVLLNCAMYAVLRYHILLTRSSVGGEFSSNLLLLFGLLSLVIAAAFIIIQKDYKRLLAYSSIEHMGIISIGFGFGGFWGIFGALLHMFNHAMTKSLMFFGAGNVLLKYKTKSIDEVRGLSKIMPFTAVLLLIGALAITGSPPFSIFTSEIMVMTGGFDQGDIVPVLVYIALIVVIFAAFMAHISKMVFGEPPAGMEKGEVSKLGLIPMIVLVAVILVMGLYIPELLNGALTDIVHLFGGGT; encoded by the coding sequence TTGATCACCACCGTCCTGCTCCTCCCCTTGGCCGTCGCCCTGATATGCTTCCTGCTAAATCGGCGCATCCGGCTCATCGAGGCGGTGAGCGTCATCGGAGCGGTCCTGCTCCTCGTCTCCGGCCTGTACACATCGATATCCGTGTTCCAGGACGGGATATGGGACGAGGGGGCGTGGTACATAGACCAGCTCAGCGCCCTGATGCTCCTCATAATCTCTTTCATAGGGTTCCTGGTCATAATCTACTCCATACCGTACATACGCCACGAGCACGAGGAAGGGGGCGTGAGCCAGAACATGGTGCGTTACTACTACACCTCCCTCTTCATGTTCATCTTCACCATGGTGATGGTGGTCGTATCCAACAACCTGGGGCTGGTCTGGATTGCGGTTGAGGCTACAACCTTGGTGTCGGCCTTCCTGGTGGGGTTCTACAACAAGGGCACCTCCCTGGAGGCCGCCTGGAAGTATCTCATAATCTGTTCCGTAGGCATCGCCCTGGCGCTGCTGGGGACCATATTCATCTACGCCTCCTCCCTCAGCGTATTAGGGGAGGGCGGCGACCTGCATTGGACGTCCTTGATGGCCGTGGCCGACCAGCTCGACCCGTCCCTGCTGAAGTTCGGGTTCGTGCTCATCCTCATCGGCTATGGTACGAAGGTGGGGCTGGCGCCCATGCACACCTGGCTTCCTGACGCCCACTCCCAATCGCCAAGCCCGGTGAGCGCCCTCCTTTCCGGGGTGCTGCTCAACTGCGCCATGTACGCCGTCCTGAGATACCACATCCTGCTCACCCGGTCCTCGGTCGGGGGGGAGTTCAGCAGCAATCTGCTGCTCCTGTTCGGTCTGCTGTCCTTGGTCATCGCGGCCGCCTTCATAATCATCCAGAAGGATTACAAGCGCCTCCTGGCCTACTCGAGCATAGAGCACATGGGCATAATCTCCATCGGCTTCGGCTTCGGAGGGTTCTGGGGGATATTCGGCGCACTGCTGCACATGTTCAACCATGCCATGACCAAGTCCCTGATGTTCTTCGGGGCCGGGAACGTCCTGCTGAAGTACAAGACCAAGAGCATCGACGAGGTCAGAGGGCTATCGAAGATCATGCCGTTCACCGCCGTGCTCCTGTTGATCGGAGCGCTGGCGATCACCGGTTCTCCTCCCTTCAGCATATTCACCAGCGAGATCATGGTGATGACCGGGGGCTTCGACCAGGGAGACATCGTCCCGGTACTGGTCTACATCGCGTTGATAGTGGTGATATTCGCCGCCTTCATGGCGCACATTAGCAAGATGGTGTTCGGAGAGCCGCCCGCAGGGATGGAGAAGGGCGAGGTGAGCAAGCTCGGCCTCATTCCGATGATCGTGCTGGTGGCGGTCATATTGGTCATGGGGCTGTACATACCGGAGCTGCTGAACGGCGCGCTCACCGACATCGTACACCTGTTCGGAGGCGGAACATGA
- the hyfB gene encoding hydrogenase 4 subunit B, translating to MISDSFFPILLVLAFSGALLAAALNRRPKDSTRVAFGASAMAALVGMLVGADVLFNGPMRLELPFSSPFGTFAFAVDQLSALFIIMISLVTFAVSIYSLGYVDHYFGKYPIGLMGFLFNIFYASMIMVVTSSNAILFLIMWETMSLSSYLLVIFESRERGTVGSGLFYLIMTHIGTAAITIGFILMYTESGSFDFDTFQGAASGMSDLLRSSVFLLWLVGFGTKAGIIPLHIWLPMAHPAAPSNISALMSGVMVKTAIYMLIRCYFGFLGVQDAWWGIVVLAVACVSALLGVMYALIESDIKRMLAFSTVENIGIIMMALGVAMLFQSYGLPELAALALIATLMHVLSHVLFKSLLFMGAGSVLYATHTRNMEKLGGLAKRMPYTSLMFLIGALSVAAIPPMAGFVSEWLVFQSMLQSFNFPEMIVKILIPVSLGTLAITGALAAATFLKAFGITFLARPRSEEAEQAKEVPRTMLVGMGILAALCVLVGVLSFAILPVLDDVTSPLIGVSIKDHLTSGLMIVPTVTEFSQVSPVYIAVLLAVIFPLVLVLTKYYGGDRKVVRADTWDCGTPLTFRTEYTGRGFSNPINRMFSWVYRPKREFKATAQPSPYIKTKMSYSSTMEPVFEKYMYGPVVSFVRWAARKISVIQTGSIQTYLGYIFVMLVLLLLAMRW from the coding sequence ATGATCAGTGATAGCTTTTTTCCCATCCTTCTTGTACTGGCATTCTCCGGTGCCCTATTGGCCGCAGCCTTGAACCGCAGGCCCAAGGACAGCACCAGGGTGGCCTTCGGGGCGTCGGCGATGGCCGCCCTCGTGGGCATGCTTGTCGGAGCGGACGTCCTGTTCAACGGTCCTATGCGGCTGGAGCTTCCGTTCTCCTCTCCCTTCGGTACCTTTGCCTTCGCCGTGGACCAGCTCAGCGCTCTGTTCATCATCATGATCTCCTTGGTCACCTTCGCCGTGTCCATCTATTCCCTCGGCTATGTCGACCATTACTTCGGAAAATACCCCATCGGCCTGATGGGCTTCCTGTTCAACATCTTCTACGCCTCGATGATAATGGTGGTCACGTCCTCCAACGCCATCCTGTTCCTGATAATGTGGGAGACCATGTCCCTGTCCTCCTACCTCCTTGTGATATTCGAGAGCAGGGAACGGGGGACCGTCGGTTCCGGTCTCTTCTACCTCATCATGACCCACATCGGGACGGCGGCGATCACCATCGGCTTCATCCTGATGTACACGGAGTCCGGGTCCTTCGATTTCGATACCTTCCAAGGGGCCGCATCAGGGATGTCCGACCTCCTGCGCTCCTCGGTGTTCCTCCTATGGCTGGTGGGCTTCGGGACCAAGGCGGGGATAATCCCGCTCCATATCTGGCTGCCCATGGCCCATCCCGCCGCACCCTCCAACATATCCGCCCTGATGTCCGGGGTGATGGTGAAGACGGCCATCTATATGCTCATACGCTGCTACTTCGGCTTCCTGGGCGTCCAGGACGCCTGGTGGGGGATTGTGGTCCTGGCGGTCGCCTGCGTATCGGCCCTGCTCGGGGTCATGTACGCGCTGATCGAGAGCGACATCAAACGCATGCTGGCGTTCTCCACGGTCGAGAACATCGGGATAATAATGATGGCCCTGGGGGTGGCCATGCTCTTCCAGTCCTATGGATTGCCCGAGCTGGCCGCGCTGGCGCTCATAGCCACCCTGATGCATGTGCTGAGCCACGTCCTTTTCAAATCCCTGCTCTTCATGGGGGCGGGCAGCGTCCTATATGCGACGCATACGAGGAACATGGAGAAACTAGGCGGGCTGGCCAAGCGGATGCCCTACACCAGCCTGATGTTCTTGATCGGCGCGCTCTCCGTGGCCGCCATCCCCCCGATGGCCGGGTTCGTGAGCGAATGGCTCGTCTTCCAGTCCATGCTGCAGTCCTTCAATTTCCCGGAGATGATCGTGAAGATACTCATCCCGGTGAGCCTGGGCACGCTGGCGATCACCGGGGCCCTCGCCGCGGCGACGTTCCTGAAGGCCTTCGGCATAACATTCTTAGCCAGGCCCAGAAGCGAGGAGGCAGAGCAGGCCAAGGAGGTGCCGCGCACGATGCTCGTGGGAATGGGCATCTTGGCCGCGCTGTGCGTGCTGGTCGGCGTACTCTCGTTCGCCATCCTGCCGGTCCTGGACGACGTCACCTCTCCTCTCATAGGGGTCTCGATCAAGGACCATCTGACCAGTGGGCTCATGATCGTGCCGACCGTAACGGAGTTCTCCCAGGTCTCCCCCGTGTACATCGCCGTCCTGTTGGCGGTGATCTTCCCGCTCGTCCTGGTCCTGACGAAATATTACGGGGGGGATAGAAAGGTGGTCCGCGCGGACACCTGGGACTGCGGCACTCCCCTGACCTTCAGGACCGAATACACCGGAAGGGGGTTCTCCAACCCCATCAACCGCATGTTCTCCTGGGTGTACAGGCCGAAGAGGGAGTTCAAGGCCACCGCGCAACCCTCGCCTTACATCAAGACCAAGATGAGCTATTCCAGTACGATGGAGCCAGTGTTCGAGAAGTACATGTACGGTCCGGTGGTCTCCTTCGTGAGATGGGCGGCCCGGAAGATAAGTGTGATCCAGACCGGGAGCATCCAGACCTATCTGGGGTACATCTTCGTCATGCTGGTCCTGCTTTTGCTCGCCATGAGGTGGTGA
- a CDS encoding universal stress protein — protein sequence MSIVLATDGKPHSNKAVSYALEYAKLRHETLYVVYVVSPKQDEDRESNMSSAKKHIDKIKLEGSQQGIEVVALLESGTPGEACISMAERVGATTIVVGTSGKNVLDRLFIGSVSEYIVRHASCTVIIVR from the coding sequence ATGAGCATTGTTCTGGCTACAGATGGAAAACCGCATTCGAACAAGGCAGTGTCATACGCCTTAGAATACGCCAAGTTGCGCCATGAGACCCTCTATGTCGTTTATGTCGTAAGCCCCAAGCAGGATGAGGACCGGGAGTCGAACATGAGCTCGGCCAAGAAGCACATAGACAAGATCAAGCTCGAGGGTTCGCAGCAGGGCATCGAGGTCGTGGCCCTTCTGGAATCCGGGACCCCGGGCGAGGCGTGCATATCCATGGCCGAGAGGGTGGGGGCCACTACCATCGTGGTAGGTACCTCCGGCAAGAACGTCCTGGACCGCTTGTTCATCGGTAGCGTGTCGGAGTACATCGTCCGGCACGCTTCCTGCACGGTCATCATCGTCAGGTGA
- a CDS encoding GNAT family N-acetyltransferase yields the protein MPGAKFALRRMRADDYPEVAEVWEEARLPYQANGRDSRERVLEQLSKESSIFLVAEADGTIIGTLLATHDARKGWLNRLAVRICWQGQGVASALVRRAEEELHVRGIMVFSVLIHADNSASRRLFSELGYKEHDDVVYLSKRLEQHE from the coding sequence ATGCCTGGCGCGAAGTTCGCCTTGCGCCGCATGAGGGCGGACGACTACCCCGAGGTGGCGGAGGTGTGGGAGGAGGCCAGGCTACCATACCAGGCCAACGGACGGGACTCCCGGGAAAGGGTGCTGGAGCAGCTGAGCAAGGAAAGCTCCATATTTCTGGTGGCCGAGGCGGACGGCACGATCATCGGCACCTTGCTCGCCACCCACGACGCCCGGAAAGGATGGCTGAACCGCCTTGCGGTGAGGATCTGCTGGCAGGGCCAGGGCGTGGCCAGCGCTCTGGTGCGCCGGGCGGAGGAGGAACTGCACGTGCGGGGGATCATGGTCTTCTCGGTGCTTATCCACGCAGATAACTCCGCCTCCCGCCGTCTGTTCTCGGAACTTGGTTACAAGGAGCACGACGATGTCGTTTACCTTTCCAAGCGACTTGAGCAGCATGAATGA
- a CDS encoding ferritin family protein, with protein sequence MNGKGISGDEGVLSILAAALSVEEFGIGFYHRFNECVRDEKGAALLRGLARDEVQHKEHVLREMRRIAPGTDPSTVRPSMSLLGVAPEIAFRFPPDSCLALEDEIAAMETGINVEVNSIEMYRNAVVMVEDVGAKALLERLTHIEEGHRELLEKNLDLLRDEGAWYGYSPILEG encoded by the coding sequence ATGAACGGCAAGGGCATCAGCGGCGATGAAGGTGTACTGTCGATCTTAGCGGCGGCACTGAGCGTCGAGGAGTTCGGCATCGGGTTCTATCACCGCTTCAACGAATGCGTGAGGGATGAGAAGGGCGCCGCGCTGCTGCGCGGGCTGGCCCGGGACGAGGTCCAGCACAAAGAGCATGTCCTACGAGAGATGAGGAGGATCGCTCCCGGGACCGATCCGTCCACCGTCCGCCCGTCCATGTCACTTCTAGGAGTGGCACCTGAGATCGCCTTCCGTTTCCCTCCGGACAGCTGCCTTGCGCTGGAGGACGAGATCGCGGCCATGGAGACCGGTATCAATGTAGAGGTCAACTCGATCGAGATGTACAGGAACGCGGTGGTCATGGTCGAGGACGTGGGGGCCAAGGCGCTGTTGGAAAGGCTGACGCACATAGAGGAAGGCCATCGTGAGCTGCTGGAGAAGAACCTGGACCTGTTGAGGGACGAGGGCGCTTGGTACGGCTATTCCCCGATCTTGGAGGGTTGA
- a CDS encoding exodeoxyribonuclease III: protein MRLICWNVNGIRAVYKKGLVGTLLKDGADIICLQETKAEVGQLPEDLRQLPGYHSYFVSPEEKKGYSGVCMYSKQKPSKVVPGLGQYRFDSEGRTMVAHFDDFVLFNIYFPNGKASPERLRYKMEFYEEFLEVAKRTVESGRHVVVCGDVNTAHREIDLARPKENERTSGFLPQERQWIDRFLDNGFVDTFRLFDASPERYTWWDMKTRARERNVGWRIDYFFVDRGLQGRCRNAFILPEVQGSDHCPIGLELDLEV, encoded by the coding sequence ATGCGGCTGATCTGCTGGAACGTCAACGGCATACGGGCGGTCTACAAGAAAGGGCTGGTGGGCACCCTGCTGAAGGATGGCGCGGACATCATATGTCTGCAGGAGACCAAGGCCGAGGTCGGCCAGCTCCCGGAGGACCTGCGGCAGTTGCCAGGTTACCATTCCTATTTCGTTTCTCCGGAGGAGAAGAAGGGGTACAGCGGGGTCTGCATGTACTCCAAGCAGAAACCGTCCAAGGTGGTCCCGGGGCTCGGCCAGTATCGCTTCGATTCTGAAGGGCGGACCATGGTGGCGCATTTCGACGACTTCGTCCTGTTCAACATCTATTTCCCGAACGGCAAGGCCTCACCGGAGAGGCTGCGCTACAAGATGGAGTTCTACGAAGAGTTCCTGGAAGTGGCCAAGCGTACCGTTGAGTCGGGTAGGCACGTGGTGGTCTGCGGGGATGTGAACACCGCCCACCGGGAGATCGACCTGGCCCGACCCAAGGAGAACGAAAGGACGTCGGGCTTCCTGCCCCAAGAGCGCCAGTGGATCGACCGCTTCCTGGACAACGGCTTCGTGGACACCTTCCGATTGTTCGATGCGTCCCCGGAGAGATACACCTGGTGGGACATGAAGACCCGGGCGCGGGAGCGGAACGTGGGGTGGCGTATCGACTACTTCTTCGTGGACCGGGGGTTGCAGGGGCGCTGCCGGAACGCATTCATATTGCCCGAGGTGCAGGGCTCCGACCATTGCCCCATCGGCCTCGAGCTGGATCTGGAGGTGTGA
- the nuoB gene encoding NADH-quinone oxidoreductase subunit NuoB, translating into MVKTLSINKKRTIPLDELLASGNEYPCADLALCDDCGKCFSSCPTEAITVAGRWSVDLGRCLWCGDCIEACPRGAISMAGKCKAVATRDELIRGAKDLEWKGLQLKEGIRKVLGRSLAIREVDAGSCNGCEVEVNALSNPFYDLERFGVKIVASPRHADMLLVTGPVTRNMEEALMKTYLAAPEPRLVAAMGTCAISGCPFGGSYASGTGVDKVLPVDIYIPGCPPHPQSVIQALLESLGRL; encoded by the coding sequence ATGGTCAAGACCTTATCTATCAACAAGAAAAGGACCATACCCCTCGACGAGCTCCTGGCCAGCGGGAACGAGTACCCCTGCGCCGACCTTGCTCTATGCGATGATTGCGGCAAATGCTTCAGTTCCTGCCCCACCGAGGCCATCACCGTCGCTGGGAGATGGTCCGTGGACCTGGGACGCTGCCTATGGTGCGGGGATTGCATCGAGGCCTGCCCCCGAGGGGCGATATCCATGGCCGGCAAGTGCAAGGCCGTGGCGACACGGGACGAGCTAATCAGGGGCGCCAAGGACCTGGAGTGGAAGGGCCTCCAGCTGAAGGAAGGGATACGGAAGGTGCTGGGCAGGTCCCTGGCCATCCGGGAGGTCGATGCCGGCTCCTGCAACGGTTGCGAGGTGGAGGTCAACGCCCTATCGAACCCCTTCTACGACCTGGAAAGGTTCGGGGTCAAGATAGTGGCCTCCCCCAGGCACGCGGACATGCTGTTGGTCACCGGTCCGGTCACCAGGAACATGGAGGAGGCGCTGATGAAAACCTATCTCGCCGCCCCAGAACCGAGATTGGTGGCGGCCATGGGCACCTGCGCCATATCCGGCTGCCCCTTCGGTGGCAGCTACGCGTCCGGGACGGGCGTGGACAAGGTGCTGCCGGTGGACATATACATACCCGGTTGCCCACCGCACCCACAAAGCGTCATCCAGGCGCTTCTGGAATCGCTCGGGCGCCTATGA
- a CDS encoding hydrogenase — protein sequence MQDSLSLDAIDALAAIILLTDFMLVASARMRSLTRLFAIQSLALGGLAAVVAFETGAEHIYIIAVLSVALKAIIIPRFINYTTEKIHVKNEVEPLIKIPGSLLICAALALIAYYVTEPIMELDTAITSNCLAISFASVLIGMFFMVSRRKAISEVIGLLVVENGVFLAAIATTYSMPMIVELGVFFDVFIGVVIMVVFAFRINRTFDSLDATNLRGLKD from the coding sequence ATGCAAGATTCACTTAGTTTAGACGCCATCGACGCCCTTGCCGCCATCATACTGTTGACGGACTTCATGCTCGTGGCGAGCGCTCGCATGCGGTCCCTGACCCGCCTTTTCGCCATACAGTCCCTGGCACTAGGGGGCCTGGCAGCGGTGGTGGCCTTCGAGACGGGGGCGGAGCACATATACATAATCGCGGTCCTGAGCGTAGCGCTCAAGGCCATAATCATCCCCCGGTTCATCAATTACACCACAGAGAAGATCCATGTAAAGAACGAGGTGGAGCCGTTGATAAAGATACCAGGCTCCTTGCTTATCTGCGCCGCCCTGGCCCTGATAGCGTATTACGTCACGGAACCCATCATGGAGCTGGACACGGCCATAACCAGTAACTGCCTGGCGATATCCTTCGCCTCGGTGCTCATCGGCATGTTCTTCATGGTGTCAAGGCGCAAGGCCATAAGTGAGGTCATAGGACTTCTGGTGGTGGAGAACGGGGTGTTCCTGGCAGCCATAGCCACCACCTATAGCATGCCCATGATCGTCGAGCTCGGGGTGTTCTTCGATGTGTTCATCGGCGTCGTGATCATGGTCGTGTTCGCCTTCCGCATCAACCGTACCTTCGATTCTCTCGATGCCACCAACCTTAGGGGGCTGAAGGATTGA
- a CDS encoding NADH-quinone oxidoreductase subunit C produces the protein MTEETLEELKAELSLRFGEGIVPVSDGPEGLTYEVPLPRFADVVADVCRKQGGTMLTLHAVDDRARTGSFSLYSVLSLRSRGELLTLMTKATDSFPSLTPFLYYANWYERDVQDMFGLRAVGHPDPRPLVLYDSWPEGNYPLRKDFDARTKVPRVPSPYPFKVVEGDGVFEVPVGPVHAGVIEPGHFRFSIAGEPILNLEVRMGYVHRGVEKRLENASPSAALRLVERISGDNGVAHSLAYCQALERGTAVPEVVEFGRCILAELERIYNHLGDIAGLALDTAFSVPAAQGYSLREEMLRLNQRLTGHRLLWGVVTVGGMRNVFNEAAINDVQRTLLDVGNETDALVQGMIDTPSFMDRAETTGIVSAEVARDLRLVGPVARASGMDVDVRRDHPYAAYGRLNFRVPVRSTGDVLARLNVKAEEIKESSSLVIESIDKMSGDLSPGKVIVPKDGMFVGLVESPRGEVLHALHFRGGKIVRHKVRDASFCNWPGIEMAVLGNIVPDFPLINKSFNLSYAGNDL, from the coding sequence ATGACCGAGGAGACGCTGGAGGAGCTCAAAGCGGAGCTGAGTCTGAGGTTCGGCGAGGGCATCGTCCCCGTTTCGGACGGACCTGAAGGATTGACCTATGAGGTGCCTCTCCCAAGGTTCGCCGACGTGGTCGCGGACGTTTGCAGGAAGCAAGGCGGAACGATGCTGACATTGCACGCGGTCGATGACCGGGCGCGCACGGGATCGTTCTCGCTCTATTCCGTGCTCTCGTTAAGGTCGAGGGGCGAGCTCCTGACCCTGATGACCAAGGCCACCGATTCCTTCCCCTCCCTTACGCCGTTCTTATACTACGCCAACTGGTACGAACGGGACGTCCAGGACATGTTCGGGCTCCGGGCGGTAGGTCATCCCGACCCCCGCCCCCTGGTCCTCTACGATTCTTGGCCGGAGGGCAACTACCCTCTGCGGAAGGACTTCGACGCCCGCACCAAGGTCCCCAGGGTCCCATCGCCGTATCCGTTCAAGGTGGTCGAGGGGGACGGGGTGTTCGAGGTGCCGGTCGGCCCGGTCCACGCCGGAGTCATCGAGCCCGGGCATTTCCGCTTCTCGATAGCCGGGGAACCGATACTCAACCTCGAGGTCAGGATGGGCTACGTCCACCGAGGGGTGGAGAAGAGGTTGGAGAACGCCTCGCCGTCAGCGGCCTTGAGGCTGGTCGAGAGGATCTCCGGGGACAATGGCGTGGCGCACTCCCTGGCCTACTGCCAGGCGTTGGAACGTGGAACAGCGGTCCCGGAGGTGGTCGAATTCGGGCGCTGCATATTAGCGGAGCTGGAGCGCATATACAATCACCTAGGGGACATAGCCGGTCTGGCCCTAGACACCGCTTTCTCGGTGCCGGCGGCCCAGGGGTATTCATTGAGGGAGGAGATGTTGAGGTTAAACCAAAGGCTCACCGGACACCGATTGCTGTGGGGCGTGGTGACCGTTGGTGGGATGAGGAACGTGTTCAACGAGGCAGCCATCAACGACGTGCAGCGCACCCTGCTGGACGTGGGGAACGAGACCGATGCCCTGGTGCAAGGGATGATCGACACGCCCTCGTTCATGGACCGTGCGGAGACCACTGGCATAGTCAGTGCTGAGGTGGCCAGGGACCTACGGTTGGTGGGGCCGGTGGCCAGGGCCAGCGGCATGGACGTCGACGTCCGTCGGGACCATCCCTACGCCGCCTACGGGAGGCTCAACTTCCGGGTGCCGGTCAGAAGCACCGGGGACGTGCTGGCCCGGTTGAACGTCAAGGCCGAGGAAATAAAGGAGTCCAGCAGCCTGGTGATAGAGTCGATCGACAAGATGTCCGGCGACCTCTCCCCTGGAAAGGTAATCGTTCCCAAGGACGGGATGTTCGTCGGGTTGGTGGAATCTCCCCGCGGGGAGGTCCTGCACGCCCTTCATTTCCGAGGCGGGAAGATCGTCCGTCACAAAGTGCGGGACGCCTCGTTCTGCAATTGGCCAGGCATAGAAATGGCCGTGCTGGGGAACATCGTGCCGGACTTTCCGCTCATCAACAAGAGCTTCAACCTGTCCTATGCGGGGAACGATCTGTAG